ATTCAGGCCCCGGAGCACAAGCGACAGCATCTACAATCAGATCATTGCCGACTTTACGGAGGCTATCAATTCGCTGGCTCCTCCGGCTGGCTTCCCTTCCTATGGCCGCTTCAACAAAGGATCAGCGTCAACGGAACTGGCTCTTGTGTATATGACCCGCAAACAGTTCGATCTGGCGGTACCGTTACTCCAGGATGTAACCACTATGGGGTACGATCTGTGGCCGGCATATAAAGATGCTTTCAATCCCGCCAATGAAAGCAATGCCATGAACAAGGAATCTATTTTGGAAGTGGGATATAAATCGGGAACCGATGGACAATCCAGTCAATTTATTTATCGGTTCTTACCATTGACGGTAGACCTGGCGCCCATTATCGGCTTCTCCTATAATAATGTGAATGGTGGCTGGAACACGCCCACCCAGGACCTGATTGATACTTACGAAGATGGTGATGCGCGACTGCCCGCCAGCATCAATATCCTGGAAGGAAGGATCAGGAGCGGTGATACAGGATGGTTACCAGATAAAGTGATCACAGATATTACTTCTTATACCCCTCCTGCCGGCACTACTCCGAAGGTTTTTGTGAGCAAGTATTTCTTTCCTCCGTATACTGCTCCGGGTTATAATACCGATCAGAACTGGCCGGTATTCCGGTTTGCAGGTGTGTTGTTGTGGCTGGCAGAATCGCTGAATGAAAGTGGAAGACCGGGTGATGCGTTGGCACCTCTTAATCGCGTAAGAAAAAGAGCCGGACTGGATCCGGTAAATGCCGGCGATCCTGGTTCACTCCGAACAATTATTGCAAATGAACAAAGAGTGGAACTGGCTTTTGAGAATTATCGCTGGCTGGATCTGGTGAGAACCGACAAAGCCATCGAAGTGATGACAACACATGGGGAGGAAATGAAATCATTGTATAGTTATCTTTTGCCTGGTTCGTATAATGTGAATGCGAATAAGTTGATCTATGCGATTCCGCTGCGGGAGGTGACGCTGAATAAATTGGATCAGAATGAGGGGTATTAAGTTTATCGTTCAAAATCAGAACCTGCTGTTTACCGGGGTTCGGCTGGGTAACTTCCACGATAAGAGATAGTTTGCTATGGTCCGATCAGGTGAAATTTTCTGAATAATTCTTTGGGAGATAACATAATACACCTATATTTGCACCCCGATTTAAGCCGATTGGCTTAAGGATTCGGGTGGTGGCGCAGCCCGGTAGCGCACTTGCATGGGGTGCAAGGGGTCGCTGGTTCGAATCCAGTCCACCCGACGAAAAGAAGCCCTTTCGCTTAGCGGAGGGGCTTCTTAGTTACAGTAACCTTTTGAAATTTATTTACTAAGGCGATCGGAAACCTCGGTGCAAACGAACTGTTCAAAAGAAAATATCCCTAAAAAAGTGTTTAACTTTTCGGCAGTGCAAGCCTCCGATTTTTTTATAATAGCTCTTATGCAAGACTTTGTCCTATCAGTAGATGGGTGCTTAATACAACCCTGTTCCAAAGATTGATAGTAATTACAGCCGTTATTATATCTGCGATTTGGGTCTCGCTAAAAAACTGTAAGGCGTTTGAATAGGTTTCATCCGACAATCCATTCCGATGGATTAATGTTATCTCTTCGGTTATTGCCAACACTGCTTTTTCTTCATCCGTAAAAATACCCTCAGCTTCTCTCCAGGTATTCAATAGAAAAATACGCTGATTTGTTTCACCATTTTTAATTGCGTCCTGAGTGTGAGTGTTGATACAATACGCACAGCCGTTGATTTGTGAAGCACGGATTTTTATAAGCTCTTTGGTTGTCCTGGATATAATAGATGATTGTGAAAGGTAGATTTCTAAACCAACCATCGCTTTTAGCGCATTTGGAGCAACTTCTTTAAT
This portion of the Pseudobacter ginsenosidimutans genome encodes:
- a CDS encoding RagB/SusD family nutrient uptake outer membrane protein, with the protein product MKRYLLILLVACTGLGSCKKDFLDLLPEGSIPPENYFKNTEEFQQALTGAYVPLRDIANIAFFMDEMRSDNTHYDYNAQDRGGIGYEQLADFMDDAGNSVINTRYAAAFNGISRTNVILDRLETIQFEMAEEDRKKITGEAKALRAHYYFDLIRHFGPVPLHLHEVRTSEQAFRPRSTSDSIYNQIIADFTEAINSLAPPAGFPSYGRFNKGSASTELALVYMTRKQFDLAVPLLQDVTTMGYDLWPAYKDAFNPANESNAMNKESILEVGYKSGTDGQSSQFIYRFLPLTVDLAPIIGFSYNNVNGGWNTPTQDLIDTYEDGDARLPASINILEGRIRSGDTGWLPDKVITDITSYTPPAGTTPKVFVSKYFFPPYTAPGYNTDQNWPVFRFAGVLLWLAESLNESGRPGDALAPLNRVRKRAGLDPVNAGDPGSLRTIIANEQRVELAFENYRWLDLVRTDKAIEVMTTHGEEMKSLYSYLLPGSYNVNANKLIYAIPLREVTLNKLDQNEGY
- a CDS encoding carboxymuconolactone decarboxylase family protein, which produces MQKRFNIKEVAPNALKAMVGLEIYLSQSSIISRTTKELIKIRASQINGCAYCINTHTQDAIKNGETNQRIFLLNTWREAEGIFTDEEKAVLAITEEITLIHRNGLSDETYSNALQFFSETQIADIITAVITINLWNRVVLSTHLLIGQSLA